In Cryptomeria japonica chromosome 5, Sugi_1.0, whole genome shotgun sequence, the genomic window tctctcaagttgcaaggaaggatcaaaaggatagctagaggattcaacatcaagcttcgataagccaggttctcttcttgttattccatattcacatatgagaaatggtattatccaaaatatagtTTTTAGATCTtcccttattgtaaatcttttcttcttatttaggaataaatattgataaaatattttcacataatgcatgtaaaagatagctttattatttattttattttccttagaaatatgcacatgatcttgctttttgcttttccaaagattttagatttatccaaaagatcatatttcccttatttaaatttttttttgagattAAAAATCTTCTCTGTGTGATTATATGATATGAATCTTAATCTTTTCTATTCTCCTCTCGAATTCATTTCTCtggctcttcgaatggaaatctgaaaataagtctcattctttaaataaatctctctatgtGAATGCTGTAAATAAATCtctccctgtgaatgctggaaataaactctctctctctctctctctctctctctctctctgaatgaataaataaatctctctctctctgtgggtgaataaataaatctctctctctatgAATGAATAAACAAATCTCTCTCCTtgtgaatgaagaaataaatctctctgtgagtaatcctctgtgttattcattcctgggaataaatctttattctcatttgtttacattaatattattttgtttcatatatctggttatataaatctctctgtgcaaaAGGAGTataaatttctctgtgaataatcctctatgTTATTCATGCCTGggaataaatctttattctcatttgtttacattaatattattttgttTCATATATAGCTGgttatataaatctctctgtgaataatcctctgtgttattcattcctggaaataaatccttattctcatttgtttacattaatattatttttatttcatatatctggttgtataaatctctctgtgcaaaAAGAGTATAAGTCTCTCTATGAATATTAATTCTTGATTATGCGAAATCAATTCAAAGTATTTTCCTACCCCTATGATAATCTAATTATCTGTGTTATTTGTCGGAACAAATCTCTCTATTTTCATTTCAATCCTGTGAATAAATTCttgttcttattattattataactCCTTTAATATCATTAAATAATCTGGGAatgaaaaccatatatatatataaaatttaaaacgaCAGTGAAACTATAAAATATTGCAAGGGAATTATAAAGTGGTCTTCGAAAATTTATTACGAGACATATCGGGCGGCGTGCAGGAGGCGGTTATTGTAACTGCTAGGGGAGCGGTACCTTCCACCTCCTTTGTGGTCACTGTTACGATAGTGGCCGCAAGGGGTGGAGGGGCCCGCGGTGTCCCCTCATCCTTGCGGGCCTGCACCCGTAGGACCGCAAGGGTGATGGGACTCGTGGTCCCCACCCCTCCCCATTTAATTTCCCATTAACTATTAAAACAACTtcgttattaattttttttatgtatttggttttttttatatatatattttaaattgcaaATTGGAATTGTTAATAACTactttagtttaaattttaagtttaattgttaataattgctttagtttatattttaagttagtaaattaaacttaAGAAAACTTATAAATAATTAGGATTATTGtgtaataaatttataaatttaaattaagatatataattggaatctctcaacccatttgagatttattgggttactcaATCGGTAATTTTAGGTTCttttaaaacaattaagtcatattattatgatggtttgatccaaaatttgtctgtctaaactaattgctattttggaACCGGTGACTCTATTTTtgcatcatgcaaattacttagaTATTAGTTGCATTTATTGACGCCTTCATCACCTCCATGTAAGTTACGCATTTAATTGTTgatatgcgagtttcataattatcattattatgtaagttttgaatattaaataatttagacaTGGTTTATTTTCACGTAGTtcatcaagtagttgtttcaattaattgaactttgcaatgtctaattatgcatgttcaattcataattgatttcaagcatgatgttttcatagcttcttagttagaaaactaaataaaggaagatggaaactaaaacctagcagcattcggtatatacaATGCCtatgggtcatgcttacgggtaatgtcgtcgtgttgaactactgcacttaacgcctaataaagttgcatcaacgacgtctgtggcatcgtccctataaatcatcggggagtaataagggacacttggaagttaaaatccaaggggtgggtaatcccccttggatcgataatctaataagataatccttaaatgattttacattcgCTGAGTTAAACCACAGTAAACCCCCCTTAAGGtttttgagtgaaatgcttttatggaatTTATTTAATCTCGAATAATTGTTGTCAATTGGCAATTGGTCAAGGGcgacgcttatgataagaattaggatctagttgttttaggccacaagcaataggccatcttgagcctttgcttaagtgctaccaccgtgggtagcaaccgcagagaaactgtctgggacattgatcctagaaagggttgtgtacctactaatcagtttacatcaaaccatatagtagaaaatagaactacatactttatgccttgatcccgtgccgaagcgggtatgtaggcagtcttgggacgaagttgttcctcgtactcaggcgttcgtgggtggggtctaggcttggtaagaaggattgagtagaatcctaatttgaaagataagtatattaaaatagaaaaagtaattcaatgcatactcggaaggaatcccgtatggattcgcttgacttcccaaggctttaagccaaattctgaggcagaattcaagcttgtattatgttatttaattactcctaaggacgacgacctcagtgcacttctgttagaagagtgtagtacttagtgagtggctcaagacccgaatggtcccgatgagtctaagtctctggccaaagcacctcctatcccaattggatagatacctaccccgtatgggtagatgcctatctcgtattggatagatgaaattttatgtcccgtatggaccgatgcctaacccatatggttagatgctcatcccagatggatgaatgcctaatccaaatggatggatgcccaaagtatgcaattgaatcaaacacaatgattaaattaaacaaaaaaaaagaatggtcaatttttttgggttaattaaggtgggttattacattttATTTATCTTTGTGATCAAGTCAAACATGTGTGTAGGCTAAGTAGGCAATAAAAATACCCACTTTGAATTATTATGTGTGCTTTCTTGAGGGGTATGAGCAAATATTTCGTAGATGCACAAATTGAAGGATAGAAAAAAGAGGGAAGAAAAATGTAAGcaaaatgcattgtaaacaaggaacAAAGGGAGAACCTAAGACTTGAGAGGGTCCTAAAGAGGTAAAATGTTTAAGCTACATAATGGGAAGGATATTCAATGAGAGATAAAAAGattgaaaataatttaataacacaaaaaaaatagtTGATTAAACAAAAAGTGATATAGTTAGGGAAATGTGCTTTAGCTCATCAACCAATCATTTACACTTGGGTGGGGGGTGCCCAAGTGTGCATGTAATTGCACATCCTATTTTGTAGCCAATGAAATTGGTAGAGAGAAATGGACTTGGGATGGACTAATTTTGATTAGCTATGTGATAAGCACCCATGTGAGAGCCATGTAAAGTTATTAATTATTTTCACTATATTTTTTGGTTACCCATTTGCTAGGCATGGGTTTTTGTAGGTGGTTTTTGCCTCTTATTTCTAGTTACAACAATGGTTTTCCCTCCCACGAGATTCTATAATTTAGACACATGGGATAGTAGTTACATATCAAGTTGCAAGTATCTAGGTGCCATAGGTTTTCTCAAAGAATAATAGCGAAGAGTGTTGTTTTATACTTATTTTAGAAGATAATAATATTCTTGCCCTCTTTCTTGTgtggtgtttttttgtttttgttctgaaaggatttctccatgatctagCATTATCTCTATTATTGCTAATTTTGTGTTTTAAGTTGAATGTGCAACCACTTAATCTTATTGGATATTCTATATTTTCAAATTCGCAATTACTCTGCATTGGTTAATATTGTAGTTTAGGTTCACCTTGTTCTCAATATTTGTCATTGGGAGATGAATGCCAAATAACCTTTAAATCATTGTATAAATTTCTAAACCTTTTAGTGCATAGATTGCAAAGTAAGCACAATTGTGATCAAGTCAACGTGTTTAGGCTAAGTATGAAATCATAAATACTCACATCAAATGATTTTGTATGTTTGCTTGAAGAGTAAGAGCAATTGTAGATGCAATAATTGTAGGTAGTAAAAGAGGCAAGTGAAAAAATGTAAGTGAAATTCATTGCAAACAAGAAACAAAGAGAGCACCCAAAACTTGAGAGGGGCCTAAAGAGGTAAAATGTCTAAGCAACACAATGGGGAGGAGATTTAGTGAGAGCCAAAAAAGATTAGAAATAATAAGACAAAAGAAAAAGTTGATTGGACACAAAGTGAGATAGCCATGAAAATTTGTTTCAATTCATCAACCAATCATTTATCTCTTTAACATCTAATTCTAATAAATGCGTTCAACATTTTGATCTCTACATTTGCAATTCTAAGCAACTTGTAAGATAAGTACATCCCTTCCTAATATGGAAAGAGATCATGACAAGTACATGGTGCACGATTTTGTTACCTATACTGATAGACATAGAGTGTGAGGCAACCGTTTTGCCTTCCCTTGTCTATGCAAGCCAAAATACTCACTAACCCATATATATCAATACTCcaaatttatgaaaaataaataaaaaatgttaaagcaagaCCAAACAAAGAGAATAATATTGAAAGAGAGAATGATTAAGTTTAAGATAAAACCTTAGAAGTCAAGCATGCATTATTAAAGTTTATCCAGACCTATCTTTTTATTCTAATCTTAAAgtttttatataattttaaattaatacattTATATGAGAGGTATAAATTTAGAATTTAATATGTGAAGAAGTAATAAAGAATAGTGTCCCCACACATATAAAAAGGGGTTCTATTAAATTTGTTTCAGTGGGTGTAGCACACAATATATAAAATCACCACTGAACAACTAGGCTATTGTGAAAAAATCATTTTCGTTAAATTTCTACGTAACATCAAGAAACTTGAGAGATGGGAATAATCTGGTAAATGGGATTTAATTGGGTAATCGTGGGACCCAGATTTAGAAAATTAGCAGTCGGTGACATTACACAAATTAACCAATAATTAAATGGGAGATCAGATTGGTCGACGTTCGACGTACAATTTAAAAACTCAGTAAATTCACCAGATCTTATATCGTTGCGTATTTGCTGATGTATGTATATGGGCAGGCCCTGTGCAAAGTTCAGAAACCCTAAAACCAAAATTTCCAGGACCTGGATAACGCAAATTCTATGAAAAACTCTGCAAAAGAAAAACCCATGTCTAGCAGTCGGGTGCTTACTGTGTTAACACAGATCATGGTGATGGCTGTGGTGATAGCTATTATATTGTTGTTCATTGGCATAGGAGTTCTGATTTTAATTCATCTCTGTATAGTTGGAAGGGCTTTCAGAAGAAGTTTTAGGTCAAACATAGGTGGGGTTTCATCAGTTTCTGCGACTTCTTCTGCTGTTAGAGTTGGTGGTGTTGTTAGTGGAAATAGTAATGGCGGGATGTCTGAGAAGGATGTGCAGAAGCTGCCTTCATACAAACATGAAGAACGTGAGTTTTTTGCAATGGAAGAATATGATAAAAACAACAGCAGTGGTAATAAGTTTGATCGCACAGAGTGTGCTGTTTGCCTTGATGGGTATGAGAGGGGTGATACATGCAGGTTGTTGCCTGTATGTAGGCACAGTTTCCATGCCAAGTGTGTGGATGCATGGCTGTACAAGAACCCCATGTGTCCTATTTGCAGGACTAGTGCCGAGCAGGAGGATTGTGGGGAAGGGGGGAAGGAGGGGTTGGAATTGGGCGGAGGCGGGGTTTGTGAAGCAAGAAGGGTAGGCGTGGAATTGGCTCTTGGGATGGGAGAAGAGGGCAGGTCTGGTTTTTATCAAGTTTCTGAGACCATTAATTCCACTTTACCAAGATCTGTTCCTTCTAGTCCTGCTGGTGATGAAATAAGGTATGTGAATATCTAGGATCTGAGCTGAAGTTGTGGTATGTTCATTGATTCTGCTGCAACATCAATGTTAACTTTTGGGGATGGAAACAGAGGAAAAATGGAATCCTTTCGGTGCTCCACTTAATATATGTATGTGAATATATGTATTTATCTATACAGAATGAATCGAGATGTTACAATTGAGCTGCATGGAATTTTGGGTTCaagttttcaattcaaaattcattaCTACGTCAGGACTGCAATGTTGACATTGTTGATCCAAAGCAGGGGGAACTTGAAATTTATTGGTGCTTTTCTTCATTTATGCATTCCTAATGGATCACTGCTTTAGAACTGAGGTTCATACCGTGATTGGCTCAGGGTGCGAATCAAAAATAGTAGTATCTAGACTAGGACTGTCACTTTTGTAGAAGACTGATGTAAATATCTTCTGAAATCTGAGATCGGTGTACTTACTTACCTGAGCCCCTGATGCTTTAAAAACATAAAGCAGCTTGTTTTTCACATTAGTTTTATTGGCTCGGGTACTGTTAATATATGTAAAAAGGCAAGTGGGACATGTTTATGCTTTGTGCTTTTGGCCATAAAATGAACTCAATGTCACGTCTCATTGACATTAGCTGTAATTTTTCAAATGCTAATATTAGAGCATATCAAAGCCCTGGTCTCATTCTTTTATAAAAGTGCAGTACATTTATTAGCTGGAGCAGAGGATTATACCCTTGATGCAATCTCTTTATTAAGTGCAGTTCATTTGTTTCACCTTAGCTGAGAAAAGGACGCTTTAAgaaattgtaaaacaaaaaaattgccaGGGAAATATGACTTCGTGATTTTCGGAAGTGTTGGAACAAAAGGCTTTTGGAGGCAGCTGCCTGAGGGTAGAAATGACATTTACTTCTAGATTTCTTTAAAAATCCTATTATCaggatgagagagatggaagattaCAGAGCAACAGCTCATTCATCATTGTGATAGAGAcccaatataatttttaaattagcATTATAGACCTCAGGTAGTATGGGGTTTTTGGTACACACCCAGGGCTCAAATATGAACACAAGCATATCCATCAGGGCATCCCAGGCATAACAAGAACCTAATAATTACAGGCTCATGTATAGACTATAGAAGTTTCAAGCCTAAACACTAAAACCTACTATCTACTTGAATGCAAGGGCTAGGAAATTCAGGTACATAACATGCTTGTGAAGAATGGTGAAGGCAGGAATAAAACCCCTAGGGCAAGAGTTTTTCTTATGCGTCGGTTCAGAGTATGCTGTATGCTCTTTCCCAGAGAAGAGGCAGGCTGTCATTTTCTGCTCTTAAATGAAAGGACGAGGTGTAAGTTTTTAAGTCATGGTCAAGCAGACATCGATTAGGTCTATAAGACACCATCTTGAAGCCCACAATTGTTGAGGTTTGTACTTCTGACCTTGTATGGTGTAAGTTAACTTGGACTTGCAATCTTAACAGTAAATTGTGTATATGGCAATAGGGATGTGTACCTACAAAGGAactttaattttccatttttcatcaCTAAGCTTAATATTAAATGATTTGTCTAAATTGTAGCAAATCCTTCGTGTAGAGGATGTCATAGCTTCACGCCAACTTGTTTACAAATGAATCTGCAAAATATTTATGCGCCACTTAAACGTAGGAGCAGATGCAGCTTGTCGATATTGAGTGAGTTGCCTGGAGTGCATCTTATTACCTTTTCAATTAAGATTATTGGTGGATGTTTCGTCAAGGGCAACCCAAGGATTTTAAGGATTTGTAAAAAATTTGCACTCCCTCTTTCTCAAACGCTACATTTCTAATTGATTGCTTATAAATACCTGGATACACAGCTCAATTTAGAGTGATATCCCATGCAAAGGCTATTGCTCCAAAGTTTTGCCTTTTGTTGCAGGCAATTAACACGGTAGGAAATCATAAATGAGAATTTTTTTTAAGGTGTATTCTATTAGGCCTGTCTACATTATGGAATTGCTCCTAATATCATATTTgcttgtagctgaaggaaataacaaacatagatatataaatattgtcaaatgtatacgatattacaaaactcatgaaataaaaaatccatgtcatcatatgatcatcatcaaatgttccatacaaataccaaaggtaaatacaactacaagcctatggctcagaggagcctgcaccctccggccccgcCCCCCTGTgaaggtgtctaaggtaggtcctagatgattcgacaaccatagctgctccccatgacaccatgccatgctcaccaacatcatgaacatctgtgtcactatttgcctctgaatctcctgtctccgctcgtgctctctgctcctcctctgccatggctacagtctcagcctctatatctacctggtcgatccaatcagtgtcagattcggaggttaaattttccctacttctattgatgcagtttccccccatattttttgacgggggtttgggggcagcgccccccaggtggggtcaaggggcatcgccccttgcggggtcaagagTAACCTTGATTTTTCTCATTCTCatgcggaggttgtagtgaacaaagacgagatcattcatttaaaaaaactttttaaaatgttttttttggtcATTTTATTTAACCCAGCCGGCTGCCGAGTTTCAAGCattggactcgccgagtttggcaattttaggccaaactcgccaactcggcgagtctggcgagttcgcCCCctagactcggacgagtccgagtccgagctcaCCAGACTCGGGGGCATAAATCGTActtggactcgccgagtttggcaaaTCTTGGGCGATTTTCCGATCTCTGCTGTGAACTGCTCATTTGCATACCTTGAATGCAAGTTGATGGTGGTTTTGATTTTTTGACAAGACACATTTGTTCATTAAGAGAAATCATATAATTTGGGATCACTATCTTACACATCTCAATCTCTGAATCCCTGTCACAGTGAACTGCTTATTTGCATAACTTGAATGCAAGTTGATGGTGGTTTTGATTTCTTGACATGACACATTTGTTCATTAAGAAAAATCATATAATTTGGGATCACTATCTTACACATCTCGATCTCTGATTCAATCATCATGGTACAGGGAGTGCCACTGGTGAGTGAAGGGTTGCCCAGATAATGCTATTGTTTCTCAGATTGGGATAT contains:
- the LOC131042068 gene encoding RING-H2 finger protein ATL56, translated to MKNSAKEKPMSSSRVLTVLTQIMVMAVVIAIILLFIGIGVLILIHLCIVGRAFRRSFRSNIGGVSSVSATSSAVRVGGVVSGNSNGGMSEKDVQKLPSYKHEEREFFAMEEYDKNNSSGNKFDRTECAVCLDGYERGDTCRLLPVCRHSFHAKCVDAWLYKNPMCPICRTSAEQEDCGEGGKEGLELGGGGVCEARRVGVELALGMGEEGRSGFYQVSETINSTLPRSVPSSPAGDEIRYVNI